GTGAATACAATATGCCCCGCTCAGCCAACATCCGGCCGTGTTTAGACTCCAGCAACTGGTTATTGGCCGAGCCGCAAATGATCTCGGCCCTAAACTGGGGAATGGTATCATCGTTTAAGATACCGCCCAGGGCACAAGGTGCGAAAATATCGGCTTCCGTGGAAAACACCGCTTCCTCCTCAATGGCGGTGGCACCAAGTTTCACCGCTCGGTCTACCTTGTCTGCCATGATGTCCGATACGTATACGGTAGCCCCAACTTCCAAGAGTTGCTCAATTAGGCTGAGACCGACGTTTCCTGCCCCTTGCACCACAACCTTTTTGCCGTTCAGATCATCACTGCCCCAGCAATGGTTAGCGGCTGCCTTCATGGCATAAAAGACACCGTAGGCAGTGACCGGAGAAGGATTGCCGCTCTTGCCCGGAACTCCGATCACATGGCTGGTTTCTTCCATAATCACGCCGATATCTTCTTGCGAGCACCCCACATCCTCACCGGTAACATAGCTTCCGCCTAGACTCTCCACCAGCCAGCCAAAAGCGCGAATCATATCTGTTGTTTTTTCTTCGTTAGAATCCACCATGATAACGGCTTTGCCGCCACCGTAATCCAGACCCATGGCCGCGTTCTTGTACGTCATACCCCGTGACAGTCTCAGGACATCAAATAGAGCTTCTTCCTCGGTTTGATACGGCCAAATGCGCAACCCACCCACAGCCGGCCCCAGTGCCGTGCTGTGGACAGCAATGATGCTACGAAGTCCAGACCCCTCGTCATAACTGAAAACTATCCGTTCGTGACCGTAACTTGCCATCTCCTTCAAAATAATCATTGCCAGCAGCCCCCATTCTAAGTAGCTCATTAGAAGTTACCCAACAGCTCGAAACCTTCTGACAGCTCAAGTTACCGATCTAGTCCGCAACTAGGCTGACACTTCTATATTCGCCGTCTATTTACGTCCTCCTGCCTGGATAGCAGCAATTCCCTCTATAATGAACATTCAGCGGTGAAGGATTATTGGAATGGTCCCGCCAATATATCCCATATAGTCTTGATGAAAAGGAGGCCCCGACAATGTGGGACGTTGTTGTTATCGGTGGTGGCGGTGCGGCTTTGTGTGCCGCCTTAAGCGCTGCCGAGGCCAGCAGCCATGTTCTTGTACTCTCAAAATCCAAGCTGGGACTGGGAAACTGCACGGCTGTGTCCCATGGCGCTTTTAGCTTGGGAGTGGGCGGGTTTGATCCAGACAAGCATCGGGAAATAACCAGGGAAACAGGCCGCTGGATCAATGAACGGAAGTTAGTGGAGATTCTCACTGCCGAGGGTCCGGACGCGGTACGGGGTCTTGAGGCCTACGGGGCAAGATTCAAAATAACCCCTGGTCTGGCTTCAGTCGTCCCGTACGCTGCACGGGAGATGGTAGCTGGGACGGCCTTCACTCTACCGCTGGTGCAAGCAATACAAAATAACCCTAACATTCAAGTGCGAGAACAAGCCCTGGTCACAGACATTCTCGCTGACGCCCATGGGGCCTTAGGGGTAGAATATCTTGACCTTGTAACCGGTACCGAAACACAGATTGCCGCACAGGCGACAGTAGTGGCCACCGGCGGTGCCGGGCAGATTTATGCCCGGACAGATAACCCTGTCCGTACCACCGGTGATGGTTATGCTCTACTATACAACTTGGGACTTGAATTGAAAGACATGGAGTTTGTTCAATTCTTCCCTCTAAGCTTTGCCGACGAAGAGCTGCCTGGTTGTCTTATCCCAATTGCACTCATTGACAAGGTGCCCCTTACCAATAATCAAGGAGAAGAGTTTATCAAAGAGAAGCTGCCCGAATGGGGCCTAGAATCCGGAGCCGGAGCGGGTCGATACGCTCGCGATCGCTCGGCCCGGGCAGTAGCGAAAGAGATTGCAGCCGGCCGGGGCGCCTTTCTACACCTTAACCTGTTACCGGAAGCAGCCTGGGACAGCGGTATTGTGGCTGATCTGGCGCGCATCGCCCGCCCTAGAATTGACCTTAGACGCGAGCCGGTTAAAGTTGCGCCCACCCAGCACTTTTTCTGCGGTGGCGTTATCACTGGCACTGAGGGACAAACAAAGATCCCCGGCATCTTTGCCTGTGGCGAAGTAACCGCAGGGGTCCATGGGGCCAATAGGGTCGGAGGCAATGCCCTCACGGAGCTGGCAGTTTTTGGGTTACGGGCCGGGAAAGCAGCGGCATCATATGCGCGCGAAGCCAAGAGACGGTCTAAGGAGCTTCCTGTTGGAAACATCAGCTCCCGCCGTAACAAGTGGGATCAAAGCCCAGGACAAAGCCCCAGAGAATTCAAGCAGCAACTGCAAAAGCTATCCTCTAGTTACCTAGGAGTACTGCGCACAGCCCCTGGGCTTAAGCTGGCTCTGGAAAAACTGCAGGAACTGGGCACCACCATGGAAAATTTCAGTGCCCGGGACCCGAACGCATTTCAAGAAGCAGTGGAGGCAGAAAACCTATACCTAACCACACTCATGGTCGCCAATTCCGCGCTTCGACGCGAAGAGAGCCGTGGTGTTCATTATCGCGAAGACTTCCCCACTGAAGATAACCACAACTGGCGCCGCAGCATCATGATTTTTAAAGGTGAAAATAGAAGTCCCTGGCTAAAAGAAGGGCCCCTTTTAAACTAGGTGACATGGGCATATCATTTTACCTCACTGTCTATTGCTCCAATGCTGAAAGCTGTATGAAAAGAGGAGTGCCAGCATCCCCAATTACAGCGCCTGCACCCTACCAAGCCCAGCCCTGCGGGCGATGTCCAGCGCCTCCCGGTATTCTTTAGTTGTGATTCTGCGCCCGAGCACCGGGTGGCCGACGGCCTGATAGTGGGGTCGGTACTGGGCCATTATGTTCACGTAAGTGTTCTTGGATATATTCTCGGCGATGAACTGCATCACTTTCTCGGTACCGGCCAGCCCGCCAGGTAGGACCAAGTGCCTTACCAACAGACCGCGGACGGCGACGCCTTCTCGATCCAGCATCAAATCCCCCACCTGCCGGTGCATTTCCTTGACAGCGGCAAAGTTCACTGCCGGATAGTCCGGCGCCAGCGAAAACTCCTTGGCCGGCGCCGGCTCCCCGTACTTCATGTCGGGCATATAGATATCCACCACGCCGTCCAGAAGGCGAATGGTTTCCAAGGAGTCATATCCGCCAGTATTGTACACCATCGGAACATTAAGTCCCTTGTTGGCCGCCATTTTTGCCGCAGCCAGGATATTGGGCACCACGTGGGTCGGGGAAACCAGATTCACGTTATGGCAGCCCATGGCCTGGACCCGGAGCATCATGCGGCTGAGCTCTTCGTCGCTAACCTCGTGGCCCTCACCTAAGTGGGCGATATCGTAGTTTTGGCAGAAGATACACCTAAGATCGCAGTGGGCAAGAAAGATTGTGCCTGAGCCCCCGGTGCCAACAAGAGGCGGTTCCTCGCCAAAGTGCGGACCCACGCTGGAGACAATGGCGCGGTCGGCAGTTTTACAAACGCCCACAGTAGGCGGTTCCGATGGCTGAAATCTCAGGGCCCGGCAATGCCTAGGGCATAACAGGCATGGGGACCCCAGCTCCCGGGCCTTTTGTATCTTCTTGTCCCACTGCTCCTCACTGAGAGAAAGATAGACAGGCGGACGCGGATCAACTGTGAATGACCTCATGGGCAGCATACCTCCTCTTCGAGAAAGCTTGCCCCAAACGGTGGCGCTCAATAAGATCAGTGACGGCAGTCAACCCTCAAGATATTGTTCTATCTTTTTGTTGCCACACCATTTCTCAGTACGCCCAAGCCCTCGATCTCCACCTCCACTGTGTCCCCGGGGCGTAAAAAAAGCGGAGGTTTGCGGGCAATACCCACTCCGGCTGGGGTGCCGGTGGCAATGACATCTCCGGGTTCTAAGGTCATAAGCTTAGATAAGAAAGATACCAGATGGGAAACCCCGAATATCAGATTCCGTGTGTTCGAAGACTGCATGGTTTGTCCGTTCAGCCGTAGTTCTATCTTCAGGTGTTCCGGGTTTCGTATCTCATCTTTGGTCACTAGCCACGGCCCCATGGGCGCAAACGTATCCAAGCACTTACCTTTCATCCACTGTCCGTCACGCATCTGCAAATCCCGAGCGCTAACGTCGTTCAAATTGGTATAGCCGGCCACATATTCCAATGCCACTTGTTCAGCAACGCTAGATGCGCGCCGGCCAATCACCACCGCTAATTCGGCTTCGTAGTCAACTTGGTCGCTTAGGCCAGTGGGCAAGAGAATATTCTCTTCTGGCCCGATTATAGCGTTTGCATATTTACCGAAGATAACCGGTTCTTTCGGCAGCGGCAAGCCAGTTTCCTCGGCATGGTCACGGTAATTCAGGCCAATACCGATGACCTTGTTAGGGTTAGTAATCGGCGC
This genomic interval from Bacillota bacterium contains the following:
- a CDS encoding Glu/Leu/Phe/Val dehydrogenase, with amino-acid sequence MIILKEMASYGHERIVFSYDEGSGLRSIIAVHSTALGPAVGGLRIWPYQTEEEALFDVLRLSRGMTYKNAAMGLDYGGGKAVIMVDSNEEKTTDMIRAFGWLVESLGGSYVTGEDVGCSQEDIGVIMEETSHVIGVPGKSGNPSPVTAYGVFYAMKAAANHCWGSDDLNGKKVVVQGAGNVGLSLIEQLLEVGATVYVSDIMADKVDRAVKLGATAIEEEAVFSTEADIFAPCALGGILNDDTIPQFRAEIICGSANNQLLESKHGRMLAERGILYSPDFIVNGGGVINAAEEMASGGYNKERALAKAANIYNILLQVFALAKERDILPYEAANA
- a CDS encoding FAD-binding protein, whose amino-acid sequence is MWDVVVIGGGGAALCAALSAAEASSHVLVLSKSKLGLGNCTAVSHGAFSLGVGGFDPDKHREITRETGRWINERKLVEILTAEGPDAVRGLEAYGARFKITPGLASVVPYAAREMVAGTAFTLPLVQAIQNNPNIQVREQALVTDILADAHGALGVEYLDLVTGTETQIAAQATVVATGGAGQIYARTDNPVRTTGDGYALLYNLGLELKDMEFVQFFPLSFADEELPGCLIPIALIDKVPLTNNQGEEFIKEKLPEWGLESGAGAGRYARDRSARAVAKEIAAGRGAFLHLNLLPEAAWDSGIVADLARIARPRIDLRREPVKVAPTQHFFCGGVITGTEGQTKIPGIFACGEVTAGVHGANRVGGNALTELAVFGLRAGKAAASYAREAKRRSKELPVGNISSRRNKWDQSPGQSPREFKQQLQKLSSSYLGVLRTAPGLKLALEKLQELGTTMENFSARDPNAFQEAVEAENLYLTTLMVANSALRREESRGVHYREDFPTEDNHNWRRSIMIFKGENRSPWLKEGPLLN
- a CDS encoding radical SAM protein; amino-acid sequence: MRSFTVDPRPPVYLSLSEEQWDKKIQKARELGSPCLLCPRHCRALRFQPSEPPTVGVCKTADRAIVSSVGPHFGEEPPLVGTGGSGTIFLAHCDLRCIFCQNYDIAHLGEGHEVSDEELSRMMLRVQAMGCHNVNLVSPTHVVPNILAAAKMAANKGLNVPMVYNTGGYDSLETIRLLDGVVDIYMPDMKYGEPAPAKEFSLAPDYPAVNFAAVKEMHRQVGDLMLDREGVAVRGLLVRHLVLPGGLAGTEKVMQFIAENISKNTYVNIMAQYRPHYQAVGHPVLGRRITTKEYREALDIARRAGLGRVQAL
- a CDS encoding fumarylacetoacetate hydrolase family protein — translated: MKLVTYEKQGEVRIGIVVSDFVVDLSAGMDAIGEGRYLQEGWDMKTFLALENGLKYALQVEQKAQSNPKWLTKAGAPLDQVVLKAPITNPNKVIGIGLNYRDHAEETGLPLPKEPVIFGKYANAIIGPEENILLPTGLSDQVDYEAELAVVIGRRASSVAEQVALEYVAGYTNLNDVSARDLQMRDGQWMKGKCLDTFAPMGPWLVTKDEIRNPEHLKIELRLNGQTMQSSNTRNLIFGVSHLVSFLSKLMTLEPGDVIATGTPAGVGIARKPPLFLRPGDTVEVEIEGLGVLRNGVATKR